The stretch of DNA ATTAAAAGGTGAATCGCTGTACAATAATGTCTTGCATCTTCGTTATGTTGAAAAAGAGAATGAATGTGATGATCTAATTCTTTCATTACAACATCCCCGGTTACACCAGTTGAGATTAGTCGGTGAAATAAAGAATGTAGTGAAATGGTTATAAAGGCGGAAGAAATACTATGACCCATCACATCTAGTATAATGATACCGTATTGGTATTCATTAATACGATACACCCCATACATATCCCCAGATAATTCTCCTGCTGGTTGATAGTACACCTCCGTTTTTACATGAGGGTGAGAAAACGGCTCCGTTAAAAATGTTTTTTGTATTTTCCGTGCAAGCTGCAATTCTAATTTTGTGTCCACTGTAAACTTTTGATTTTGTTTATTTAATTCTAATAGTTCCTTTTGCTTTTCTTCTAACTCTTTAAAGGCGCTTTTAAGTTGAGTATTCATGATGTTTTTTTCTTTTAAAGCGAGCTCAGCCTCTTTTTTTGCAAGTAGTAATTGATTTTCCAACTCGTTTCTTTTTTGCATAGGAATAATAATGCAATGGATATTAGAAGTGTCATTTGTGCTATTGCCAGAAGCGTTAAGAAGAACGGGTATTTCTTTCCCATCTTTTTTATTTAATGTTAAATACATTTCTTCTATGCGCTGCTCTACTTTTATTAACGGTATAAAATAAATTTGATAAAAGATACGAGCTGGAACCGATAAAATATTATTTATATGTTTTCCGATTAGTTGCTCTTTTCGGTAATCTAATGTAGTCAGTAATGTTTGATTAATAGAAAGAATCGTTCCTTCATTTGACAATGTGAGAAAGCCACCTGGTGCATAATTTAGCAGTTCATCCATTAAACAGGACCAAGATGATTATTATTTAGATGGACCTCGTTTAAATATTGTTTAATAAGTTGAACTGTTTCCTCAGGGTGGCTCATGTGAGGGCAATGACCAGTTGCATTCATTACTTGAAATTCACTTTTCGGTAAATGTTCGTGAACGTATTGTCCAACCTCGGTTGGTGCAATAATGTCTTCAGAACATTGTAAAATCAGCGTTGGTACAACTCCTTTTCGTAAGTCTTCACGATTATCAGAGAAAAATGCTGCCATAGCGAATTGTTTTGCAATAATAGGGTCTGTTGAGCAAAAGCGGTCTTCTAGCTCTTTTGTCACGTCTGGTCTATCAGCGTTATTGACGACAGTTGATGCAAAAATATTAGCCCAGCCAATATAATTCTTTTCCATCATTTCTATTAAGCTATGTAAATCTTCTTTTTCAAATCCACCAAAATATTCAGGGGGATCATTAAGGTAACATGGGGAAGGACCTATCATAATTAGATTGGAAAATAATGTTGGTTGGTAGAGAGAAGCAAGTAAACCAATTATGCTTGAAACGGAATGACCTACAAAAATCACATCTTTTAGCTGAAGATAAGAGCAAACATCGAGTATATCTTGTGCATAGCCGTTAAGGGTACTATATCTTTCAGGGTTATAAGCGCTTATATCTGAATTACCTAAACCTACATAGTCAAACAAAATAACTTGATAATGTTCTTCAAAGGCTGGAACTACTTGCTTCCAAACTGTTTGGTCGCAACCAAATCCAGGCGCAAACAGGATTGGCTGAGTCCCTTTTCCTAAAATTTTCACATTGTTGCGTACTACTATATTGTGTTCCATGACAACTCTCCTAATATAAATAAATTTTCGTTTAAATGACAATCAATACCTCAAATGGCGCTAGTTAAGGAGGGAATCATAGATACCACTACCGGAAGGAAAAAAGCGCTTACCTTTATACCATCTTATGTATTTATTAAAATGATATTCCGTCCTTCCATCGTACCATTTTGGTATTTATTTAAACAATAATAATTTTTAAACAGTTATATGGAAAAGGTGTACAATATTTATTAATAGAAAGTGAGGTTGTGATGGTGCGAAATAATATTTTTGATGTAATCGTTGTAGGAGCAGGTTCAATGGGAATGGCAGCAGGCTATTTTTTAGCAAAACGTGGGGTTAAAACGTTACTTATTGATTCGTTTGACCCTCCACACCATAACGGTAGTCATCATGGTAGTACGAGAATTATTAGGCATGCCTACGGGGAAGGAAGTCAATATGTTCCGCTCCTTTTACGTGCACAAGTATTATGGGAACAGTTAGAAAAGGAAAGTAATACGACATTATTTGAAAAAACAGGTGTACTCGGCATTGGACCGAGAGATTCTGCGTTCATTAATGAGACGATAGAAAGTGCTAATACACATGGATTACCACTCAACGTTATGTCTTCAACAGAAATGATGGAGAAGTGGACAGGTCTGAATGTACCGAATCATTTTGTAGGTTGTTACGAGCCGTTGTCTGGAATATTATATAGTGAAAAATGTATAGAAGTATATCGAGAGCTAGCACTGAACTATAATGCTTCCTATTTACCTCATACAAATGTTGTGGATATCCAGGGGGAAGAAGATAGAGTCTCTATAAAAACAAACAGCGGTGATTACTATGCCAAAAAAGTAATCGTTACGGCCGGTGCTTGGACTTCGAAACTATTACATTCTTTAGAGCTACCATTACAACCTACACGAAAGACGTTTGCGTGGTTTGAGACAAAAACTGATGAGTACACCATGACAAATTTTCCCGCGTTCTTTTTTGATGCAGAAGAAGGAAAATATTATGGCTTTCCAAATATGAATGGTGACGGGTTGAAAATCGGAAGACATGATGGTGGGAAAAAGATAAACCCTGATGACGAAAAGGAACCGTTTGGAATTGATCCTGCTGATGAAGGGGATGTACGTCAATTTTTAAACGTGTATATGCCGAATGCTTCGGGCGCTTTAAAGGATGGTAAAGTTTGTATGTACACTTTAACACCTGATGAACATTTTATTGTTGATCATCATCCAATAGATGAAAATATTATCATTGCTGCCGGTTTTTCTGGTCATGGGTTTAAATTTAGTAGTGTAATGGGGGAAGTGTTAAGTCAACTTGCGATTGATGGGGAGACGGAACATGATATTTCTTTGTTCAGATTAAGTAGGTTTATTCATTAAAACGTAGTCTTCTTGAAACCTTTAGTATGCTGCAACCGTAGAAATATTAACCGAAAAAAGGTAAAGGGTGAGCGGCGGATGAATGAACGAGTCAAAAAAATATTCGATACATTAAATGAGATTAAAAGTAATGTGAGCAATAGAGATCAGCATAGACTTAAATTGGAAAAAATGGAGCGAGTGTTAAAACGTGTTCATTCTTTTTCAAGCGATTGTCCGGAATGTGAAAAATACTTGA from Sutcliffiella cohnii encodes:
- a CDS encoding SpoIIE family protein phosphatase; its protein translation is MDELLNYAPGGFLTLSNEGTILSINQTLLTTLDYRKEQLIGKHINNILSVPARIFYQIYFIPLIKVEQRIEEMYLTLNKKDGKEIPVLLNASGNSTNDTSNIHCIIIPMQKRNELENQLLLAKKEAELALKEKNIMNTQLKSAFKELEEKQKELLELNKQNQKFTVDTKLELQLARKIQKTFLTEPFSHPHVKTEVYYQPAGELSGDMYGVYRINEYQYGIIILDVMGHSISSAFITISLHSLFHRLISTGVTGDVVMKELDHHIHSLFQHNEDARHYCTAIHLLIDTRKKEIEYINAGHPPAIWQEINGRQRELKSTTPPIGLLEGIAFKSEKFSYGIGGKLALYTDGITEPQDCNFLAPLIQENATKSLSEVKERIMEILNNNRNIDKKDDQCLILVDIS
- the solA gene encoding N-methyl-L-tryptophan oxidase — encoded protein: MVRNNIFDVIVVGAGSMGMAAGYFLAKRGVKTLLIDSFDPPHHNGSHHGSTRIIRHAYGEGSQYVPLLLRAQVLWEQLEKESNTTLFEKTGVLGIGPRDSAFINETIESANTHGLPLNVMSSTEMMEKWTGLNVPNHFVGCYEPLSGILYSEKCIEVYRELALNYNASYLPHTNVVDIQGEEDRVSIKTNSGDYYAKKVIVTAGAWTSKLLHSLELPLQPTRKTFAWFETKTDEYTMTNFPAFFFDAEEGKYYGFPNMNGDGLKIGRHDGGKKINPDDEKEPFGIDPADEGDVRQFLNVYMPNASGALKDGKVCMYTLTPDEHFIVDHHPIDENIIIAAGFSGHGFKFSSVMGEVLSQLAIDGETEHDISLFRLSRFIH
- a CDS encoding alpha/beta fold hydrolase, whose amino-acid sequence is MEHNIVVRNNVKILGKGTQPILFAPGFGCDQTVWKQVVPAFEEHYQVILFDYVGLGNSDISAYNPERYSTLNGYAQDILDVCSYLQLKDVIFVGHSVSSIIGLLASLYQPTLFSNLIMIGPSPCYLNDPPEYFGGFEKEDLHSLIEMMEKNYIGWANIFASTVVNNADRPDVTKELEDRFCSTDPIIAKQFAMAAFFSDNREDLRKGVVPTLILQCSEDIIAPTEVGQYVHEHLPKSEFQVMNATGHCPHMSHPEETVQLIKQYLNEVHLNNNHLGPV